Proteins found in one Campylobacter lari genomic segment:
- the ribE gene encoding riboflavin synthase: protein MFNGLIRELAFVKSYQNNTLRLKANYKPKLGDSIAVNGACLSVTKLFDDGFNLELSYETRTHIAIENLKDYVHIEPALAYGDRIDGHLMQGHIDGIGEITNISKKENGVDFYIKCPDDIQIYMANKASVAIDGVSLTINEVLKDGIRLTIIPITFNETLFKDYTIGRRVNIESDLLARYIHRQLNYKKEISWQQIDKITSLY, encoded by the coding sequence ATGTTTAATGGATTAATCCGCGAATTAGCCTTTGTCAAATCATATCAAAACAACACTTTAAGATTAAAAGCAAACTACAAACCAAAACTAGGCGATAGCATAGCAGTTAATGGCGCATGTTTGAGTGTTACAAAACTTTTTGATGATGGTTTTAATCTTGAACTTTCTTATGAAACAAGAACTCACATAGCTATTGAAAATTTAAAAGATTATGTACATATTGAACCTGCACTAGCTTATGGCGATAGAATAGATGGGCATTTAATGCAAGGGCATATTGATGGTATAGGTGAAATTACTAATATTTCTAAAAAAGAAAATGGAGTTGATTTTTATATTAAATGTCCTGATGATATACAAATTTATATGGCAAATAAAGCAAGTGTAGCTATAGATGGGGTGAGTTTAACTATCAATGAAGTTTTAAAAGATGGCATTCGCTTAACTATCATTCCTATAACCTTTAATGAAACCTTGTTTAAGGATTATACCATAGGAAGACGCGTTAATATAGAAAGTGATCTTTTAGCAAGATACATACATAGACAATTAAATTATAAAAAAGAAATTTCATGGCAGCAAATAGACAAAATTACATCACTTTATTAG
- the pgeF gene encoding peptidoglycan editing factor PgeF: protein MAANRQNYITLLENDFAKAFVAFDRDYNIFRAKICNNIFPWENSIKKCVFLNQIHSNIITHYNKDFHFNADGIMSNEKNIALCILSADCLPLLLYDDKNKAVTALHSGRKGCFENILKEAVLKMQKNFNTQTKNLKLIISAGICAKNYEINGEVLNYSKEKFAPFLHENKLDLKALVKFQAKELGINDIFNIDICTFDDERFFSYRKDQTPKRIASVIYLKD, encoded by the coding sequence ATGGCAGCAAATAGACAAAATTACATCACTTTATTAGAAAATGATTTTGCAAAAGCTTTTGTAGCCTTTGATCGAGATTATAATATTTTTAGAGCAAAAATTTGCAATAATATTTTCCCTTGGGAAAATTCAATAAAAAAATGTGTATTCTTAAATCAAATTCATTCTAATATCATCACTCATTATAATAAAGATTTCCATTTCAATGCCGATGGGATAATGAGTAATGAAAAAAATATAGCTTTGTGCATTTTAAGTGCTGATTGCTTGCCTTTGCTTTTATATGATGATAAAAATAAAGCCGTAACAGCTTTACATTCAGGTAGAAAAGGATGTTTTGAAAATATCTTAAAAGAAGCTGTTTTGAAAATGCAAAAAAACTTTAACACTCAAACAAAAAATTTAAAACTCATCATTTCAGCAGGAATTTGTGCTAAAAATTATGAAATTAATGGCGAGGTTTTAAACTACAGCAAAGAAAAATTTGCACCTTTTTTACATGAAAATAAGCTTGATTTAAAAGCATTGGTTAAATTTCAGGCAAAAGAATTAGGTATTAATGATATTTTTAATATTGACATTTGCACTTTTGATGATGAGAGATTTTTTTCTTATAGAAAAGATCAAACTCCAAAACGCATTGCTAGTGTGATTTATTTAAAGGATTAA
- a CDS encoding sensor histidine kinase — protein MLIKGEEDIVMYEAKRVAWQILSLYLVSIGSVLIVLFGIWYAKLIEELVTEHSIKLRQEHRFVILQMEKLRFEPIEKGARQIAQISNIKFAIFDRTKVYFSNLDLPAQTTFFELNNANIYNNNTLIYIADVNLNNLLLANTQGQNALEVLGDVNRLRVLIQGNDISKELGFIRFKVALAMVFSLIFVSITGYLILNFALKPLEMRIRFLNNFIKDTTHEINTPISAILMSVESLERKNNFEEIKALKRVKIAALTLSHLYSDLTFLNFSQAYKAKKDWVFLKDLIKERMEYFKIFLEQKNINLELILKDDGKIYANKEQFFKMFDNLVNNAIKYNVKSGHIKIILLEQRLIIEDSGCGIAKENLANIFERYSRFNENQGGFGIGLSLVDKICKDHNINIKVESELNKGTKFILTWKN, from the coding sequence TTGTTAATCAAAGGGGAAGAGGATATTGTTATGTATGAAGCCAAGCGTGTTGCATGGCAAATTCTTTCTTTATACTTGGTAAGCATAGGAAGTGTCCTCATAGTGCTTTTTGGCATATGGTATGCAAAGTTAATAGAGGAGTTAGTAACTGAGCATAGTATAAAATTAAGACAAGAGCACCGTTTTGTAATTTTGCAAATGGAAAAATTACGTTTTGAACCTATAGAAAAAGGTGCTAGACAAATTGCTCAAATTTCTAATATAAAATTTGCAATATTTGATAGAACAAAAGTTTATTTTTCTAATCTTGACTTGCCTGCTCAAACAACTTTTTTTGAGCTTAATAATGCAAATATTTATAATAATAATACTTTAATTTATATAGCTGATGTGAATTTAAATAATTTATTGCTTGCAAACACTCAAGGTCAAAATGCTTTAGAGGTTTTAGGTGATGTTAATCGTTTGAGGGTTTTAATACAAGGTAATGATATTTCTAAGGAACTTGGATTTATAAGATTCAAAGTAGCTTTAGCTATGGTTTTTTCTTTGATTTTTGTAAGTATAACGGGGTATTTAATACTTAATTTTGCACTCAAACCTTTAGAAATGAGGATAAGGTTTTTAAATAATTTTATAAAAGATACCACCCATGAGATTAATACTCCAATTAGTGCAATATTAATGAGTGTAGAAAGTTTGGAAAGAAAAAATAATTTTGAAGAAATCAAGGCTTTAAAGCGTGTAAAAATAGCAGCTTTAACTTTGAGTCACTTGTATTCAGATTTAACTTTTTTAAATTTTTCTCAAGCTTATAAGGCTAAAAAAGATTGGGTATTTTTAAAAGATTTAATCAAAGAAAGAATGGAATATTTTAAGATATTTTTGGAGCAAAAAAATATTAACCTAGAGCTTATCTTGAAAGATGATGGAAAAATTTATGCTAACAAGGAACAGTTTTTTAAAATGTTTGATAATCTTGTTAATAATGCTATAAAATATAATGTAAAAAGCGGCCATATTAAAATAATACTTTTAGAGCAAAGGCTTATAATAGAAGATAGTGGCTGTGGCATAGCAAAGGAAAATTTGGCTAATATTTTTGAACGTTATTCAAGATTTAATGAAAATCAAGGTGGTTTTGGTATAGGGCTTTCTTTGGTTGATAAAATTTGCAAAGATCATAATATTAATATAAAAGTAGAAAGTGAATTAAATAAAGGAACAAAATTTATTTTAACTTGGAAAAATTAA
- the dccR gene encoding two-component system response regulator DccR: protein MATQILLLEDDINLGEIVSEFLEEEGFVVTLVDNAQDAQDKAYEKNFDLWILDVKVPLGDGFSVLKNLREAGKYTPAIFMTSLNTTMDLQKGFESGCDDYIKKPFELQELKIRINAILKRSFAHKNEDYEDLGNGFKFAFVSQTLYQDDKPLTLPLKELKLLALLLKNKGKFIDTACIFEEIWEYDQEPSELSLRAYVKNLRKILGKDSIVNQRGRGYCYV, encoded by the coding sequence ATGGCTACACAAATTCTTTTATTAGAAGATGATATTAATTTAGGAGAAATTGTTAGTGAATTTTTAGAAGAAGAAGGTTTTGTAGTTACCTTGGTGGATAATGCTCAAGATGCACAAGATAAAGCTTATGAGAAAAATTTTGATTTATGGATTTTAGATGTAAAAGTTCCTTTAGGAGATGGTTTTAGTGTGCTTAAAAATTTAAGAGAAGCCGGTAAATACACACCGGCTATTTTTATGACTTCGCTAAATACTACTATGGATTTACAAAAGGGTTTTGAAAGTGGTTGCGATGATTATATTAAAAAGCCCTTTGAATTACAGGAGCTAAAAATAAGAATTAACGCTATTTTAAAGCGTTCTTTTGCTCATAAAAATGAAGACTATGAAGATTTGGGAAATGGTTTTAAATTCGCTTTTGTTTCGCAAACTTTATATCAAGATGATAAGCCTTTGACTTTGCCTTTAAAAGAATTAAAGCTTTTAGCTTTGCTTTTAAAAAATAAAGGTAAATTTATAGATACTGCTTGCATTTTTGAAGAAATTTGGGAGTATGATCAAGAGCCAAGCGAACTTAGTCTAAGGGCTTATGTGAAAAATTTACGAAAAATTTTAGGTAAAGATAGTATTGTTAATCAAAGGGGAAGAGGATATTGTTATGTATGA
- a CDS encoding bacteriohemerythrin has protein sequence MLPQWDQKYSINNTKIDAQHQKLFELAARVEEISDRPIYQVELKKLIAEFFNYIKIHFQDEEKYMAEINYPYLNQHKLMHKQITSSMIKLIQSIKSTNDLKEKLYIVVNSWLIEHIIQHDMMIEHWRQSTQVKNSSESFEEEKPKPKKFLYQCQCEGKTHKVPYDIHLKIQYSKVQFKCKECSANLILCKEKTEI, from the coding sequence ATGTTACCTCAATGGGATCAAAAATATAGTATCAATAATACAAAAATTGATGCCCAGCACCAAAAACTCTTCGAACTTGCCGCTAGGGTTGAAGAAATTTCTGATAGACCAATCTACCAAGTAGAACTCAAAAAACTCATTGCTGAATTTTTTAATTATATTAAAATTCATTTCCAAGATGAAGAAAAATATATGGCGGAAATCAATTATCCTTATTTAAACCAACACAAGCTCATGCATAAACAAATCACTAGCTCAATGATCAAACTTATACAAAGTATAAAAAGTACGAACGACTTAAAAGAAAAACTATATATAGTAGTTAACTCATGGCTTATAGAGCATATCATCCAACATGATATGATGATAGAACACTGGAGACAAAGCACACAAGTAAAAAATTCATCAGAAAGTTTTGAAGAGGAAAAGCCGAAACCAAAAAAATTTTTATATCAATGTCAATGTGAAGGAAAAACCCATAAAGTTCCTTATGATATTCATCTAAAAATACAATATTCTAAAGTACAATTTAAATGTAAAGAGTGCTCTGCTAATTTAATTTTATGCAAAGAAAAAACAGAAATTTAA
- a CDS encoding bacteriohemerythrin has product MLPKWCDKYSIHNKEIDRQHQKLFELAANVEMISDKPIHKGQIKFLLADFFNYMKEHFAEEEKYMAKIGYPELANHQKIHKSIIQSMIDLIQNIKSTNDLKEKLNIIASKWLLEHILREDMKIEKWHQAQLNKKDNETTSEDLQEFYEYVCSCTDKIHKVPCEIHQKIQKTNTSYKCKTCQEAIRLK; this is encoded by the coding sequence ATGTTACCAAAATGGTGCGACAAATATAGTATTCACAACAAAGAGATAGATAGACAACACCAAAAACTTTTTGAGCTTGCCGCTAATGTTGAGATGATATCAGATAAGCCTATCCATAAGGGTCAGATCAAATTTTTACTTGCAGATTTTTTTAACTATATGAAAGAGCATTTTGCCGAAGAAGAAAAATATATGGCAAAAATAGGCTATCCTGAACTTGCTAATCATCAAAAAATTCACAAAAGCATTATTCAATCTATGATTGATTTAATTCAAAATATCAAAAGCACTAATGATTTAAAAGAAAAACTTAATATCATCGCATCAAAATGGCTTTTAGAGCATATTTTAAGAGAAGATATGAAAATAGAAAAATGGCACCAAGCACAATTAAACAAAAAAGACAATGAAACAACTTCAGAAGATTTACAAGAATTTTATGAGTATGTTTGCTCATGTACTGATAAAATCCATAAGGTACCTTGCGAAATTCATCAAAAAATTCAAAAAACCAACACAAGTTATAAATGTAAAACTTGCCAAGAAGCAATAAGACTAAAATAA
- a CDS encoding ribbon-helix-helix protein, CopG family, translating into MNKRYTLTLSEELYERLSQTAKFSKKKKAEILRNALENYLDEMEDFAPAIEALENLKYGDSEKLDSIIKKLKC; encoded by the coding sequence ATGAATAAAAGATATACTTTAACCCTTTCAGAAGAACTTTATGAACGTTTAAGTCAAACTGCAAAGTTTTCTAAAAAGAAAAAAGCTGAAATTTTACGCAATGCTTTAGAAAACTATCTTGATGAAATGGAAGATTTTGCTCCAGCTATAGAAGCTTTAGAAAATCTAAAATATGGGGATAGTGAAAAATTAGATAGTATTATCAAAAAATTAAAATGTTAA
- a CDS encoding major outer membrane protein yields the protein MKLVKLSLVAALAAGAFSAANAVSLEEAIKDIEVSGMMRYRFESARLEQGNTVSNGYNGAKENRHRFKSQINFKAALDDNFKAFVQFQYDNTGELGFNSPTAKAETNTAQGFDVEQAYLEYTNEAYATSVIFGKMEVGSIWTDDAIGTGAKIINNSIEGLTFAGYWFDSFNVTDDGDFTGLGIADASLYGAAVLGDFDPFAFQLWAAYSNNWAFLYAVDASYKFSFNDVANFKIQGQYLGNSLDSDKEKLGLDNGNFYAAQLQGQISAFDFQAGIVGYGEKDKATIVTLEDLGKIIKAGERIYYSQGSDVRGDTGENFFYFAGLGYTFAETVRVGFDYVGGKSEQVGYDIDKNEYIARLSYKYSPKLTFSGFYSYLTEDFNQQGVDDKDNQHIRLEALYKF from the coding sequence ATGAAACTAGTTAAACTTAGTTTAGTAGCAGCTTTAGCTGCAGGTGCTTTTTCAGCAGCTAATGCTGTTTCACTTGAAGAAGCTATAAAAGATATTGAAGTATCAGGAATGATGAGATACAGATTTGAATCTGCTAGATTAGAACAAGGAAACACTGTTTCTAATGGCTACAACGGTGCTAAAGAAAACAGACATAGATTTAAATCGCAAATCAACTTTAAAGCAGCTTTAGATGATAACTTCAAAGCTTTCGTTCAATTCCAATATGACAATACAGGTGAGTTAGGTTTTAATAGCCCAACTGCTAAAGCTGAAACAAACACAGCTCAAGGTTTTGATGTTGAACAAGCATACTTAGAATATACTAATGAAGCTTATGCTACAAGCGTAATTTTCGGTAAAATGGAAGTTGGTTCAATTTGGACTGATGATGCTATCGGTACAGGAGCTAAAATCATCAATAACTCTATTGAAGGTTTAACTTTTGCTGGTTATTGGTTTGACAGCTTTAACGTTACAGATGATGGCGATTTCACTGGTTTAGGTATAGCTGATGCTTCTTTATATGGTGCTGCTGTATTAGGTGATTTTGATCCATTTGCTTTCCAACTATGGGCTGCTTATTCAAACAACTGGGCATTTTTATATGCTGTAGATGCTAGCTATAAATTTAGCTTCAATGATGTAGCTAACTTCAAAATCCAAGGTCAATACTTAGGAAATAGCTTAGATAGCGACAAAGAAAAATTAGGTCTTGATAATGGTAATTTCTATGCTGCTCAATTACAAGGCCAAATTTCAGCATTTGATTTCCAAGCAGGTATTGTTGGTTATGGTGAAAAAGATAAAGCTACTATAGTAACATTAGAAGATCTAGGTAAAATAATTAAAGCAGGTGAAAGAATTTATTATTCTCAAGGTAGTGATGTAAGAGGTGATACTGGTGAAAACTTCTTCTATTTTGCAGGCTTAGGTTACACTTTTGCTGAAACTGTAAGAGTAGGATTTGACTATGTAGGTGGTAAATCTGAACAAGTTGGTTATGATATAGATAAAAATGAATATATTGCAAGATTATCTTATAAATACAGCCCAAAACTTACATTTAGTGGCTTCTATTCTTACCTAACTGAAGATTTCAATCAGCAAGGTGTTGATGAT